TGTAGCCCTTTGCGGTGGCAGTGGTTCCGATCTGGCAAATCGAGCCTGGAGCCTGGGAGCAGATGTCTATCTTTCAGCCGAAATCAAACACAGTACAGCAATCTGGGCCAGGGAAAACAATTTCTGCATTATTGACGGTACTCATTTTGCGACGGAACAGCCGGCAGTTGCGCTTCTTGTCGAAAAACTGGAGAGCAGCTGCAGGCGACAGAACCGGAACATATCAATTCTACAATCAGAGACGGAACACCACCCTTTCGTCCTCATTGATAAAAATTACGATAATACCAACACAGGAGAATCATCTTGAACGAACATATTGCTCAACTCGTGGCACTTCAGGCGATTGACCGGGAAATTGATCTGATAGAAGGTAAAATCAAGTCCGAGCAGAACGGACTTGACGAACAGATTTCCGCTCTGGCAAAGAGGGAGGCTGTCATTAATGACCTGCAGGAAAAAATCAGCGCCTGCGAAAAGGAAGTTCGTACCCTCGAAGACGAGGTGGCAGAGAAAATGAACCATGTCCGGGAGCGTCAGTCAAAGATGATGCAGGTGCAGACCGGCCGGGAACAGACCGCATTATTGAAAGAAATAGAAGACGCCAAGAAAAGCGCCAAGGAAAATGAAGAAAAAATTATCAGTCTGATGGAAGAGGTCGAGAAGCTGAAGGTAGAAGCCGAGGAGGAGAAGAATCTTCTCAAGGGTGAAAAACAGCTTGTGGCTGAAGAGACTGAGAAGGTTCGCACAAATATTGAGTCGATTAATAAGGGTAAGAAATCAAAGGACAATGAGCGCAGAAAGCAGGCCAAACAGATAAAGGAAAATCTCCTGCGAAAATATGACACCCTTCGTGAGCGTAGAAATGGTCTGGCCGTGGTCAACGTGGTGGATGGAGTATGCCAGGGCTGCTATATGGCCATCCCGCCACAGAAATTTAATATGCTGCTTCGGGGAGATCTCATGTTTGACTGTCCCACATGTCAGCGAATCATGTATTATACACCGCCTGTTGAAGAAGAATAACACCCGTTTTTTTCTTTAATTTGTCAAGGTTTCCAGCTACAGTAAGAAATTGGAGCGGGTGCATGATCGCTCCGGTCTTTTCGGGCCGGAGAGGAAAGTCCGAACTCCGCAGGGCAGGATGGTTCGTAACGCGAACGCCGGGTGACCGGGGGAAAGTGCCACAGAAAACAGACCGCCCGGTGAATACCGGGTAAGGGTGAAACGGCGAGGTAAGAGCTCACCGCTTCCATGGTGACATGGAAGGCAGGGTAAACCCCATCCGGAGCAAGACCAAATAGGGAGATGTTTGAGGGCGGCCCGCCCGATATCTCCGGGTAGGTTGCAAGAGGTGTTGAGCAATCAACATCCCAGTGAAATGATCATGGCCCTTTCAGGGTACAGAATTCGGCTTATAACCCGCTCCTTTTACTTTTTTCTGAAACCTGCGCTTTATCAACTGCAGGTTTCAGGTTTTCTCCCAATGTCCCATGACATATTCCGCAGCCGCCATAATTCCCGCCGCAGGGATCGGTTCCAGGATGAAATTGAATCAGCCGAAACAGTTTTATCCACTGGCCGGTATTCCCATTCTTATCCATACTCTTCGTCCTTTTCTCAACAATGATCATATCTGCCAGGTTGTAGTTGTTGCAGCCGCCGACATGATTTCCGGAGTGCAAACTCTGCTGGTCGATCATTTCAGCAGGAGGCAGAGAGAAAAAATCAATGTGGTTGAAGGAGGAAAGCGGCGACAGGATTCTGTTCGGGCAGGACTTGAAGCCATAGACCCGGCAATGGATATTGTCCTCGTCCATGATGGCGCGCGTCCCCTGGTTTCAGAGACTATCATTAAAAACTGCTGCAAGGCTGTTCTTAAAGATGGTGCTGCCATTGTCGCGGTCCCCGTAAAGGATACTTTGAAGAAAAGTGACGGAAGCAGAAAGGTTGTCGCAACCCTGGACAGACGGAATGTTTTCCACGCTCAGACCCCGCAGGGTGCAAGGCTTTCCCTTTTTCAAAAAGCATTTACATTACTTGGGGACCGTGAAGTTACCGATGAGTCTGCCCTGCTCGAACTGGCAGGAATTCCTGTTACCATTGTGGAGGGTGCAGAAAACAACCTGAAAATCACCAGACCGGAAGATCTCTTTCTTGCAGAAAAGATAATGGACACATCAGACAGGACAACCATGCGGATAGGTCACGGCTTTGATGCTCACCGATTTGCCGACAACAGACAACTGGTACTCGGCGGTATAAAGATTCTCCATGAACAGGGACTGGCCGGACATTCTGATGCGGATGTTCTGACTCACGCTCTTTGCGATGCCGTTCTCGGTGCACTTGGGGCGGGGGATATCGGTCGCCATTTCCCCGATTCCGATGAGGAGTTTAAAGATATTTATTCCATTGTTCTCCTGGAAAAAGTAATGGAGCTAGCCGCCAGGCGCTCATTTTCTCTAGTCAATGCTGATATTACTGTTGTCTGCCAGGCACCGAAACTGGCACCCTATATCGAGAAAATAAAGCAAATGATAGCCGACAGTTGTAAAGTCGAAAAGGAAGCAATCAATATCAAGGCAACAACCACAGAAAAAATGGGATTTACTGGAAGAAAGGAGGGGATCAGCTGTCATGCTGTTGTCCTTCTCTCGTCACACGGCAAGTGATCAGAGGCACCGCATATTTACAAATCCTGTGACCAGTTACGTCACACGGGGTTGAGATTGCCTGATAATAAGAAAAAATAACCCAAAGAAAATTATGAAATTTGAAATAAACAAAGAGCGCCTCGCTGCAACCTTTACTACCCTCTGTGAAATCAGCAGTCCTTCAAAAAATGAAGCTGCAGTTGCCGCCTGGCTCAAGGAAAAGTTCACGGAACTGGGTGCCGATTATATTTATGAAGACGGTTCGGCAGCAAAAACAGGAGCCGACTGTGGTAATCTTATTATCCGTTTTGATGGTCATGGGGATGGGGAACCGTTTTTTTTCTCCTGCCATATGGATACTGTACAGCCTGGAGAAAATGTAAAGGTTATCCGCACGGGTGATATCTTTACCAGTGCGGGTGATACTGTACTTGGGAGTGATGATAAGTCCGGTATTGCCGCCATCATTGAGATGATAACCCTGCTCAGGGAGCAGGATATTCCTCATCCGACCATCGAAATTATTATTACAACCTGTGAAGAGATCGGTCTGCGTGGGGCTAAAAACCTTGAGTTTGGCAAGTTACAGTCCACTTATGGTTATGCCCTGGATTCAACCGGTATCGACCGTGTCATATACGGTGCTCCCGCGGCAAACCGGTTCAGCATTAAGGTCAGAGGAATAGCGGCCCATGCTGGTCTTGATCCGGAAACAGGGATAAACGCCCTTGCCCTTGCAGCACAGGCCCTCGACAGAATAAAGGTCGGCAGGCTAGATGAGGAGTCCACCAGGAATTTTGGTCTGATTAGCGGTGGGGTTGCAACAAATATTGTACCCGAGTGTATCACAATTTACGGGGAAGTACGTAGCCATTCTCTGGAAAAACTGGAGAAATATACGAAAGAAGTTATTACCCTGTTTAATGAGGTCGTTGACAGTACACCGAAAAAGCAGCAGGATGGTTTTTTGCGTCCATCGGTTGAATGGAGTGTTGAGGAAGAATACCCGGTTCTTGCCCTTGATCGAAATGCACCTGTGATAAAAAGAATTGAACAGGCTGCAGAAAAGATAGGTAAAAAGATGGAATTTCTTATTGCCGGGGGTGGCAGTGACGCCAATATCTACTGTGGCCATGGTTTGCCGACTGCCATTGTCGCAACAGGAATGGACAGGGTCCATACAGTTGATGAACAGCTTGACCTGAACGACTGTGTCAGTCTCACTGAGCTTATCTGTTCCCTGGCTAGTGTCTGTCCATAAATGGCCTTTTTGCCCGATTTCTGCGTCGCTACGAAAAATAAAAATGCTCACATATGTCTAATATGCTGCGCTTTTTATTTTTCTATGCTCTTTGAACTCGAACAAAAAATCTCATTTCTTGACAGACACTGGCTACACTGAATTCGTGAAGGTTTTACTCATTTTGGGGGAAATAATGGGTTGTACTGCACTTTTACTTCTTTCCTGTTGAATTTCGCCCGAACTTAATATAAATTTCATCGTATCGGAATCCAAGGCACAAAGATGCAACTCTTTGTGCCTTTACCATTTTACGCCAGACAACAGCAGGCAGA
The DNA window shown above is from Desulfomarina profundi and carries:
- the ispD gene encoding 2-C-methyl-D-erythritol 4-phosphate cytidylyltransferase; protein product: MTYSAAAIIPAAGIGSRMKLNQPKQFYPLAGIPILIHTLRPFLNNDHICQVVVVAAADMISGVQTLLVDHFSRRQREKINVVEGGKRRQDSVRAGLEAIDPAMDIVLVHDGARPLVSETIIKNCCKAVLKDGAAIVAVPVKDTLKKSDGSRKVVATLDRRNVFHAQTPQGARLSLFQKAFTLLGDREVTDESALLELAGIPVTIVEGAENNLKITRPEDLFLAEKIMDTSDRTTMRIGHGFDAHRFADNRQLVLGGIKILHEQGLAGHSDADVLTHALCDAVLGALGAGDIGRHFPDSDEEFKDIYSIVLLEKVMELAARRSFSLVNADITVVCQAPKLAPYIEKIKQMIADSCKVEKEAINIKATTTEKMGFTGRKEGISCHAVVLLSSHGK
- a CDS encoding M20/M25/M40 family metallo-hydrolase, which encodes MKFEINKERLAATFTTLCEISSPSKNEAAVAAWLKEKFTELGADYIYEDGSAAKTGADCGNLIIRFDGHGDGEPFFFSCHMDTVQPGENVKVIRTGDIFTSAGDTVLGSDDKSGIAAIIEMITLLREQDIPHPTIEIIITTCEEIGLRGAKNLEFGKLQSTYGYALDSTGIDRVIYGAPAANRFSIKVRGIAAHAGLDPETGINALALAAQALDRIKVGRLDEESTRNFGLISGGVATNIVPECITIYGEVRSHSLEKLEKYTKEVITLFNEVVDSTPKKQQDGFLRPSVEWSVEEEYPVLALDRNAPVIKRIEQAAEKIGKKMEFLIAGGGSDANIYCGHGLPTAIVATGMDRVHTVDEQLDLNDCVSLTELICSLASVCP
- a CDS encoding zinc ribbon domain-containing protein, with the translated sequence MNEHIAQLVALQAIDREIDLIEGKIKSEQNGLDEQISALAKREAVINDLQEKISACEKEVRTLEDEVAEKMNHVRERQSKMMQVQTGREQTALLKEIEDAKKSAKENEEKIISLMEEVEKLKVEAEEEKNLLKGEKQLVAEETEKVRTNIESINKGKKSKDNERRKQAKQIKENLLRKYDTLRERRNGLAVVNVVDGVCQGCYMAIPPQKFNMLLRGDLMFDCPTCQRIMYYTPPVEEE